One genomic segment of Chloroflexota bacterium includes these proteins:
- a CDS encoding HAMP domain-containing protein, with protein sequence MSKETRAFRYRWFSSLSGQLILSTILPVAISLLAIVAVGFLGYSRLLQTLVEQRDAELVRLAAQQVANHMVQAVELLHETAASDDVRSGQALRQQAALSARFGLRQHFDCISVVNAAGEVVATDGGELGGRVDALPYFRWARDGYQPVRSNLLPLGQGRQGIVIAVPIFDYQGQFAGIVCGTYDLQGPHLARYLQDVPVGTRGLAYLVGRDGRILWHPDASRIGTDNWGNPATAALLAGQAGAQVVDLPEGRIVLGYAPLEMTSAKGLVFADASWQGWGLVTQEQWDDIIAPLMPYVRLVIALLGLTVILPIVLLATGTRRATAPLRALAERVGHVADGDFQADVPVGGPAEVRELGRSFNDMVCQLQRYRDDIQRYLASILNAQEEERKRIARELHDDTAQALVILGRRIESCEEMLDDPQRLRQELRLLRDLVDDALQDVRQFTHDLRPPLLEELGLGRSLELMAEEMAKRYSLRVAVQISGNVRSLTPELELTLYRLAQESLTNVCKHAQAQHAVIRLVYDEETVQLQVSDDGIGFRSPKTAAELAEAGRLGLLGMYERAQLFGGSLAIASAPNEGTTVTVVMPIPPGGDQ encoded by the coding sequence ATGTCAAAAGAAACTCGCGCGTTCAGGTATCGCTGGTTTTCCAGCCTGAGCGGACAACTGATCCTCTCCACGATCTTGCCCGTCGCTATCAGCCTATTGGCCATCGTGGCGGTTGGCTTCCTGGGCTACAGCCGCCTGCTCCAAACTCTCGTCGAGCAACGGGACGCCGAACTAGTGAGGCTGGCAGCCCAGCAAGTCGCCAATCACATGGTTCAGGCTGTCGAACTGCTCCATGAGACCGCCGCCTCAGATGATGTGCGTAGTGGCCAGGCATTGCGCCAACAGGCGGCCCTGAGCGCCCGTTTTGGTCTGCGCCAGCACTTTGACTGCATCAGCGTGGTCAATGCCGCCGGCGAAGTAGTGGCTACGGACGGCGGAGAACTGGGTGGGCGGGTGGATGCATTGCCCTATTTTCGCTGGGCTCGCGACGGTTATCAACCTGTGCGCTCCAACCTCTTGCCCCTGGGCCAAGGGCGGCAGGGCATCGTGATCGCCGTGCCCATCTTTGACTACCAAGGACAGTTCGCGGGGATTGTCTGTGGCACCTACGATCTCCAGGGCCCACATCTGGCCCGCTATCTGCAGGATGTCCCGGTTGGCACGCGGGGCCTTGCCTATCTCGTGGGCCGCGACGGTCGTATTCTCTGGCATCCCGATGCAAGTCGCATTGGCACAGATAACTGGGGCAACCCGGCTACGGCCGCATTGTTAGCGGGTCAGGCCGGAGCCCAAGTGGTAGACCTGCCAGAAGGTCGCATAGTCCTGGGATATGCGCCGTTGGAAATGACGTCCGCCAAGGGGTTGGTGTTCGCCGATGCCAGTTGGCAAGGATGGGGTCTGGTCACTCAAGAGCAGTGGGATGATATCATAGCCCCCCTGATGCCTTACGTGCGCCTGGTAATCGCTTTACTCGGACTCACCGTGATATTACCCATCGTCCTCCTGGCTACCGGCACGAGGCGGGCCACCGCGCCACTGCGCGCCCTGGCGGAGCGCGTGGGGCATGTCGCCGATGGTGATTTTCAGGCCGACGTGCCAGTGGGCGGTCCTGCCGAGGTGCGGGAACTAGGAAGGTCTTTCAATGATATGGTGTGCCAGTTGCAGCGCTATCGCGATGACATCCAGCGCTATCTGGCCTCTATTTTGAACGCCCAGGAAGAGGAGCGCAAACGTATCGCCCGCGAACTACATGATGACACCGCCCAGGCGCTGGTGATCTTGGGGAGGCGGATCGAGTCCTGTGAAGAGATGCTTGATGATCCACAGCGTCTGCGCCAGGAACTGCGTCTCCTGCGCGACTTAGTAGATGACGCATTACAGGACGTCCGCCAGTTCACCCATGACCTACGCCCGCCGTTATTGGAAGAACTGGGCCTGGGCCGTTCCTTGGAACTCATGGCCGAGGAGATGGCAAAGCGCTACTCACTCCGGGTGGCCGTACAAATATCGGGTAATGTGCGCTCGCTGACTCCGGAATTAGAATTGACCCTTTATCGGCTGGCTCAAGAGAGTTTGACCAACGTCTGTAAACACGCGCAGGCGCAGCACGCTGTCATCCGCCTGGTGTACGATGAGGAAACGGTGCAGTTACAAGTTTCCGACGATGGGATTGGCTTCCGCTCCCCGAAGACGGCAGCCGAACTGGCCGAGGCGGGCCGTCTGGGCCTACTCGGCATGTATGAGCGCGCCCAATTGTTTGGCGGCTCGCTGGCCATTGCCTCTGCCCCAAACGAGGGCACTACTGTGACGGTAGTTATGCCCATCCCGCCAGGGGGCGACCAATGA
- a CDS encoding Flp family type IVb pilin: protein MWYALLNWLRREEGQDLTEYALIIGLIVVVAIAAVALLGGNVQSLLNAVAGALGAATNNVP from the coding sequence ATGTGGTACGCATTGCTCAACTGGCTGCGCAGGGAGGAAGGCCAGGATCTGACCGAGTATGCCCTGATCATCGGCCTGATCGTCGTCGTGGCCATCGCTGCGGTCGCACTCCTGGGTGGCAATGTTCAGAGCCTCCTCAATGCCGTAGCCGGAGCCCTCGGCGCTGCAACGAACAACGTGCCATAA
- a CDS encoding DUF2283 domain-containing protein: MQILYDVKKDLLYIRLDDQKQTVINRRLSEDIVLDIGEGDRIVGIEILDASKHLNLERLLPVKYQVTPEVIV; the protein is encoded by the coding sequence ATGCAGATTCTGTATGATGTCAAGAAAGACCTGCTTTACATCCGTCTGGATGACCAGAAGCAGACAGTAATAAACAGGCGTCTCTCAGAGGACATTGTGCTGGACATTGGTGAGGGAGATAGAATTGTGGGCATCGAAATTCTTGACGCTTCCAAGCACCTCAACCTTGAGAGACTGTTGCCTGTGAAATATCAGGTCACACCTGAAGTCATAGTGTAA
- a CDS encoding slipin family protein produces METFISLISSLFGLVVLLVIILSSAIKVVQEYERGVIFRLGRLMGAKGPGLFFIIPLIDRMVKVDLRVVTVDVPAQDVITSDNVTVRVSAVLYFRVMDPSMAITQVENYRQATWQIAQTTLRSVLGQSQLDELLAHRDKINLRLQQIIDEQTEPWGIKVTLVEVKDVELPATMQRAMARQAEAEREKRAKIIHAEGELQASKQLAQAAHVIATEPASIQLRYLQTLTEIAVEKNSTIIFPVPIEFLKVFAHLLSEGPAEKAAEAKEEE; encoded by the coding sequence ATGGAAACCTTTATCAGTTTGATTTCGAGTTTGTTCGGGTTGGTTGTGTTGCTAGTGATCATCCTCTCGTCGGCTATCAAAGTGGTGCAGGAATACGAGCGGGGGGTGATCTTCCGTCTGGGGCGACTTATGGGCGCCAAGGGGCCGGGGCTCTTCTTCATCATACCTCTGATAGACCGCATGGTGAAAGTAGACTTGCGGGTCGTCACTGTGGATGTCCCAGCGCAAGATGTCATCACCAGCGACAATGTAACAGTGAGAGTCAGCGCGGTGCTCTATTTCCGCGTGATGGACCCCAGTATGGCTATCACCCAGGTGGAGAATTACCGACAGGCAACTTGGCAGATTGCCCAGACCACCCTTCGCAGCGTGCTTGGCCAGTCGCAATTGGATGAATTATTGGCCCACCGCGACAAGATAAACCTTCGACTGCAACAGATCATTGACGAGCAGACAGAACCCTGGGGCATCAAGGTCACCCTGGTAGAAGTCAAGGACGTGGAACTGCCAGCCACTATGCAGCGGGCAATGGCCCGGCAGGCCGAAGCGGAACGCGAGAAACGAGCCAAGATTATCCATGCCGAAGGTGAGTTACAGGCCTCGAAGCAATTGGCTCAGGCGGCACATGTCATCGCGACGGAGCCGGCCAGCATTCAATTGCGCTACTTGCAGACGCTGACCGAGATCGCAGTGGAGAAGAACTCAACCATCATCTTCCCCGTGCCGATCGAGTTTCTCAAAGTCTTTGCTCATCTGCTCTCCGAAGGCCCGGCAGAGAAAGCGGCAGAAGCGAAGGAAGAGGAATAG
- a CDS encoding response regulator transcription factor, giving the protein MPVILLVDNDTIAAQVTDRTLRKLNFHTLVTQDGKEALGLARRYKPDLVLLEVQLAGLNGIELCRQIRDDPRLADIPVVFLSYGAPADKVACFKAGADDYISKDCSPEELEWRLRSLLRRTNGRSHRRRRRLAVNSLVLDCQTYQLRVGKTTAVLTPTEFDLVYCLMKHAGEVLSAQELLREVWGYPPGVGDPALVRQHVRNVRAKIEPCPAKPIYLQTVSRRGYTITSPPPATKRGRVPALSQPEFAPGPLCPAPN; this is encoded by the coding sequence ATGCCCGTCATCCTGCTCGTTGACAACGATACCATTGCCGCGCAGGTCACCGATCGCACCTTGAGGAAACTCAACTTCCATACCCTCGTCACCCAGGATGGGAAGGAAGCGCTTGGCCTGGCCCGCCGATACAAGCCCGATCTGGTCCTACTTGAGGTTCAACTGGCTGGACTGAACGGGATCGAACTGTGTCGTCAAATCCGGGATGATCCTCGCCTGGCGGATATCCCCGTTGTGTTCCTGAGTTATGGTGCACCGGCTGACAAAGTGGCCTGCTTCAAGGCCGGAGCCGACGATTACATCTCTAAGGACTGTTCCCCAGAGGAACTGGAGTGGCGACTTCGCTCTCTGCTGCGGCGCACGAATGGTCGTTCCCATCGCCGACGCCGCCGTCTCGCGGTGAACTCCCTGGTGCTCGATTGCCAGACTTATCAACTCCGTGTCGGCAAGACGACAGCGGTGCTCACCCCAACTGAGTTTGACCTCGTCTATTGCCTGATGAAACACGCCGGAGAGGTACTCTCGGCGCAAGAGTTGTTGCGAGAGGTCTGGGGGTATCCGCCTGGGGTAGGAGACCCGGCTTTGGTGCGTCAACACGTCCGCAACGTGCGTGCCAAAATCGAGCCGTGCCCGGCCAAGCCTATCTACCTACAAACGGTGTCGCGGCGAGGCTACACTATTACTTCACCGCCCCCTGCGACGAAACGCGGCCGAGTCCCTGCGCTCAGCCAGCCTGAATTCGCCCCAGGCCCACTTTGTCCCGCCCCGAATTGA
- a CDS encoding pilus assembly protein, with amino-acid sequence MNLRGEESIGSRTRRGRAVRQRGDSLVEFAIILPVLLLILMAILDFGRAAYVYNVVANAAREGARYAMVAPTDIAGIQSAVWSKTPGLDPAHLAVDISYPDASTVAVEVSYDFYLVTPMLATALGGTDHLHLRSTSRAYISF; translated from the coding sequence GTGAACCTGAGGGGTGAGGAGTCTATCGGCTCGCGAACTAGGAGGGGAAGAGCCGTTCGTCAGAGGGGAGATAGCCTGGTCGAATTCGCGATCATCCTCCCCGTCTTGCTCCTCATCCTCATGGCCATTTTGGATTTCGGACGGGCAGCCTACGTCTACAATGTAGTGGCCAATGCCGCCCGCGAGGGGGCCCGGTACGCAATGGTCGCCCCCACGGACATCGCGGGCATTCAGAGCGCGGTGTGGAGCAAAACGCCAGGCCTCGACCCAGCCCATCTGGCGGTGGACATCTCGTATCCCGATGCCTCCACCGTGGCTGTGGAGGTCAGTTACGATTTTTACTTGGTGACCCCCATGCTGGCCACCGCATTAGGGGGCACGGATCATTTGCACTTGAGGAGCACCTCGAGAGCCTACATCAGTTTTTGA
- a CDS encoding response regulator transcription factor: MSDKIRILLADDHVVVREGTREILERHDDLEVVGEAGDGQEAIQLAAQLRPDVALIDISMPNVSGIEATRRIKEQCPNTAVLVLTAYDDDAYVFAILEAGAAGYLLKNARSREVVEAVRAVHAGESVLHPAIARKVLGRLVGEPTKPAPAKPLDALSERELEVLQWAARGLSNKEIARKLVLSPRTVQAHMAHIFSKMQVGSRTEAVLEALKRGWIHLESIT, translated from the coding sequence ATGAGCGACAAGATACGGATACTACTGGCCGATGATCACGTGGTGGTGCGTGAGGGGACCCGCGAGATACTGGAGCGCCACGATGACCTCGAGGTGGTGGGCGAGGCTGGAGATGGGCAGGAGGCAATTCAGTTAGCAGCGCAACTGCGCCCTGACGTGGCCCTCATAGACATCAGCATGCCCAATGTGAGCGGGATCGAGGCCACGCGGCGCATCAAGGAGCAGTGCCCCAACACAGCCGTGCTCGTCCTGACCGCCTACGACGACGACGCCTACGTCTTTGCCATCCTGGAAGCGGGGGCAGCCGGGTATCTCCTCAAGAACGCCCGAAGCCGGGAGGTGGTGGAGGCCGTGCGCGCCGTCCACGCCGGCGAGTCGGTGTTGCACCCCGCCATCGCGCGCAAGGTCCTGGGGCGGCTGGTGGGCGAGCCAACCAAGCCAGCGCCGGCGAAGCCACTGGACGCCCTGAGCGAACGAGAATTGGAGGTGTTGCAGTGGGCTGCTCGTGGCCTGAGCAACAAAGAGATCGCCCGCAAACTAGTGCTCAGCCCGCGCACCGTCCAGGCCCACATGGCCCACATCTTCAGCAAAATGCAGGTGGGTTCGCGCACCGAGGCCGTGCTCGAAGCCCTCAAGCGCGGTTGGATTCACTTAGAAAGCATCACATAG
- a CDS encoding type II toxin-antitoxin system mRNA interferase toxin, RelE/StbE family, giving the protein MNTQFRESFSKDLRKIRDKDLLNRVKAVIEAVEQAQGLGEIPNLERLKDWNKYYRIRVGDYRLGLVIEGDIVTFVRFLHRKDLYRYFP; this is encoded by the coding sequence GTGAACACGCAGTTCAGAGAGAGTTTCAGCAAAGACCTTCGCAAGATCAGGGACAAGGATTTGCTCAATCGTGTCAAAGCCGTCATTGAAGCCGTCGAGCAGGCACAGGGTCTAGGAGAGATACCCAACCTCGAGCGACTAAAAGATTGGAATAAGTATTACCGTATAAGAGTTGGTGACTATCGGCTCGGTCTCGTCATAGAAGGGGATATAGTGACCTTTGTTCGGTTTCTACACCGAAAGGACCTCTACAGGTATTTCCCATAA
- a CDS encoding cation-efflux pump: MKNYVPVRNVLIYTMLLNMVAMGAKLVVGYLTGSLSLIADGFDSLFDSASNVIGLVGIYIAARPPDEDHPYGHRKFETMAAVVIVILLFVTCVEIVRGAMDRFQNPVTPDINIWSFVALAVSVAVHSYVTVYEYRRGKELKSELLVADALHTRADIFVSISVAAGLVVIRLGYPIVDVLMALGIALLIAKIGFDIIRDSTKILADQAALDTKRVEAIALSVEGVTTCHHIRSRGQEDDVHLDLHIRVEPDTPTAQAHAIAHEVQQRLLAELEGVRDVIVHVEPQPAIGTEETDILSHIRRIAAQRGLTIHALHADEIEGRFYITLHLEVGESMSLGQAHQIANDLEEEIHARIPNVAEAIVHIEPRALEHTNDSELLSSDTELVRQITAEAQSHAGVGYCHNVVVRRSGDQFYVSMHCTVNSEMPIEEAHRVSSAIEQQIKERWKEVRGVSVHVEPA, from the coding sequence ATGAAAAATTACGTTCCTGTCCGAAACGTGCTCATCTATACCATGCTACTGAATATGGTGGCAATGGGAGCCAAATTGGTGGTGGGTTATTTGACCGGCAGTCTAAGCCTCATCGCCGACGGCTTCGATTCGCTATTCGATTCTGCCTCCAACGTTATCGGGCTGGTGGGCATCTATATCGCCGCCCGCCCGCCAGACGAGGATCACCCTTACGGGCATCGCAAATTCGAAACCATGGCCGCTGTGGTCATCGTCATTTTGCTCTTCGTCACTTGTGTGGAGATAGTGCGTGGCGCAATGGACCGGTTTCAAAATCCCGTTACGCCTGATATCAACATCTGGAGTTTCGTGGCTCTGGCCGTCAGCGTGGCCGTCCATTCCTATGTGACCGTATACGAATATCGCCGGGGCAAAGAGTTGAAGAGCGAACTATTAGTGGCTGACGCGTTACACACCCGCGCCGACATCTTTGTATCTATCTCCGTCGCTGCCGGGCTGGTCGTTATCCGGCTGGGCTACCCCATCGTGGACGTGTTGATGGCGTTGGGCATTGCCCTGCTCATTGCCAAGATCGGTTTCGATATCATCCGCGATAGCACGAAGATCCTGGCCGATCAGGCTGCATTGGACACAAAGCGGGTGGAAGCAATCGCATTGAGCGTGGAGGGTGTTACCACTTGTCACCACATCCGTAGCCGAGGGCAGGAAGATGATGTGCACCTGGACCTACACATCCGCGTCGAGCCGGATACCCCCACGGCACAAGCCCATGCCATCGCCCACGAGGTGCAACAGCGATTGCTCGCGGAGTTGGAGGGCGTGCGTGATGTGATCGTGCACGTTGAGCCACAACCGGCAATCGGGACCGAGGAAACGGACATCCTGTCTCATATCCGCCGTATCGCTGCCCAACGCGGCTTGACGATCCACGCCCTACACGCCGATGAAATCGAGGGGCGGTTCTACATCACTCTGCACCTGGAAGTGGGCGAGAGTATGTCACTGGGCCAGGCGCACCAGATAGCGAACGATCTGGAAGAAGAAATCCACGCCCGTATCCCTAACGTAGCCGAGGCTATCGTCCACATTGAGCCCAGGGCACTTGAGCACACGAACGACAGCGAATTGCTGTCATCAGATACCGAACTCGTGCGTCAGATCACCGCGGAAGCGCAGAGTCATGCCGGCGTGGGTTACTGCCACAACGTGGTTGTGCGGCGCAGCGGTGACCAGTTTTACGTGTCTATGCACTGCACAGTGAACTCCGAGATGCCCATCGAAGAGGCGCATCGCGTATCGAGTGCTATCGAGCAGCAGATAAAGGAGAGGTGGAAAGAAGTAAGAGGGGTGTCGGTGCACGTCGAGCCGGCGTAG
- a CDS encoding LysM peptidoglycan-binding domain-containing protein, translated as MPADRPTSTPVIHVVQAGEVLGEIANRYGVSVSAIVQVNNLQDADYLRIGQKLVIPNAEMLEAMGTEGAVFHIQGMPTPEATPTPWPGCITWDAAGAYIGQEICIEGRIMRMREGGGNIILYFHTDPSALYLRAVIPEEHRRAFSGRPEIDYLDRYVRLRGIPSQVDGAPQVTIERPEQIEIIK; from the coding sequence ATGCCCGCCGATAGGCCTACTTCCACGCCGGTCATTCACGTCGTGCAAGCAGGTGAGGTCCTAGGCGAGATCGCAAACCGCTACGGAGTCAGTGTCAGTGCCATCGTCCAGGTCAACAACCTGCAGGATGCAGATTATCTCCGCATCGGTCAGAAACTCGTGATCCCGAATGCTGAAATGTTGGAGGCTATGGGCACCGAAGGGGCCGTTTTTCACATCCAAGGGATGCCCACGCCGGAAGCCACTCCTACACCCTGGCCAGGCTGCATTACTTGGGATGCCGCGGGGGCCTACATCGGGCAGGAGATCTGCATTGAGGGCCGCATTATGCGCATGCGGGAGGGCGGGGGGAACATAATCCTATACTTCCACACGGACCCATCCGCGCTTTACCTGCGCGCGGTGATCCCTGAAGAGCACAGGAGGGCATTTTCTGGCCGGCCCGAAATCGACTACTTGGATCGTTACGTTCGCCTGCGAGGCATTCCGTCCCAGGTGGACGGTGCGCCACAGGTGACTATCGAGCGTCCGGAGCAAATAGAGATCATAAAATAA
- a CDS encoding ABC transporter substrate-binding protein produces MKNRPYTRLGLALLLSMALISCSTPQTNTPLGPTASALLPTPTPPESALWGGTLTIAIPLPEATVFNPLTTETVSEWYITNLLFNPLVLGGEGWGTETTGELAERWDVSDDGLTWTFHLRRDVRWHDGVPLTSQDVLFTFAMIQDPNSGSRFRGRFLQDGDPILFTALDDYTVQVHLRRPQPTLVPDIGVAILPAHLLAGKGNSTADFEIHPIGTGPFKLEGLEPGKAITLTANADYFRGRPYLDRIVLWMPPDDDALLSALRDGQVDIALLKPELTPKLKDWTGGTVRVQSWDTMWQLRLNNQHPLLQDKRVRQAIALALDRQALVASVFQGYATAADSVFNQTVFTYVPHDPTLPQYLYDLDKARGLLASAGWVRRSDGLRYKDEQPLRLPLLQGADYFSSAIGDLVRENLAAVGIDVPVQRVNDPESAIREGDFVLCLGCWSLLGPDPGNYAAWIYHGPASENVLNYENPRVDWLFDRAQSTQDAEQRRVIYKDLERALLEDLPIIPLVYPMSIFAVSNRVVMDQAIFDVNRIPPFRHPERIWLRQP; encoded by the coding sequence ATGAAGAATAGGCCCTACACCAGACTCGGTCTCGCCCTCCTATTAAGCATGGCGCTGATTTCTTGCTCCACGCCGCAAACCAATACTCCATTGGGCCCCACCGCTTCCGCCCTTCTGCCTACCCCTACCCCACCCGAATCCGCTCTCTGGGGTGGTACACTGACCATTGCCATCCCTTTGCCAGAGGCGACCGTCTTCAACCCTCTGACCACCGAAACAGTGAGCGAATGGTATATCACCAATCTGCTTTTTAACCCCCTGGTATTGGGCGGCGAAGGATGGGGCACAGAGACCACAGGCGAACTAGCCGAGCGCTGGGATGTGTCGGACGATGGGCTGACCTGGACGTTTCATTTGCGGCGGGATGTTCGCTGGCACGATGGAGTCCCTCTCACTTCCCAGGACGTGCTCTTCACCTTCGCCATGATACAGGACCCGAACAGCGGCTCCAGGTTCCGAGGACGCTTCCTCCAGGATGGCGATCCCATCCTCTTCACTGCCCTCGATGACTACACCGTGCAAGTGCATTTGCGCCGGCCACAGCCTACGCTGGTGCCCGACATCGGCGTGGCCATTCTGCCCGCCCACCTCCTGGCAGGCAAAGGCAATTCAACAGCCGATTTTGAAATTCACCCCATCGGCACGGGTCCATTCAAATTAGAAGGCCTAGAGCCAGGGAAAGCCATCACTCTGACTGCAAACGCCGATTATTTCCGCGGCCGACCGTACCTCGACCGCATTGTCCTGTGGATGCCACCGGACGACGACGCCCTCCTCTCTGCCCTGCGCGATGGTCAAGTGGACATTGCCCTATTGAAGCCAGAACTCACCCCCAAACTCAAAGATTGGACAGGCGGAACAGTTCGGGTGCAGAGTTGGGACACGATGTGGCAGCTTCGGCTGAACAATCAACATCCCCTTCTCCAAGACAAACGGGTCCGCCAAGCCATCGCTTTAGCGCTTGATCGCCAAGCGTTGGTAGCGAGCGTGTTCCAAGGCTACGCGACAGCAGCCGATTCGGTGTTCAATCAGACGGTATTCACCTACGTCCCTCATGATCCTACATTGCCACAGTATCTCTACGATCTCGACAAGGCTCGCGGGTTGTTGGCATCAGCGGGGTGGGTACGCCGCAGTGACGGCCTTCGCTACAAGGATGAACAGCCCTTGCGGCTGCCTCTACTGCAAGGAGCAGACTATTTCTCTTCCGCCATCGGCGATCTCGTACGTGAGAATTTGGCCGCTGTAGGCATTGATGTCCCAGTGCAAAGGGTGAATGACCCGGAATCGGCCATACGAGAAGGGGACTTTGTCCTTTGCCTGGGGTGTTGGTCATTGCTGGGACCCGATCCGGGAAACTATGCGGCCTGGATCTATCATGGACCTGCCAGTGAAAATGTCCTGAACTATGAGAACCCGCGCGTAGACTGGTTGTTTGACCGAGCCCAAAGCACCCAAGACGCAGAACAGCGTCGGGTGATCTATAAAGATCTGGAGCGTGCCTTGTTGGAAGATCTGCCCATTATCCCATTGGTCTATCCAATGTCCATTTTTGCAGTGAGCAACCGGGTGGTGATGGATCAGGCCATATTCGACGTAAACCGCATTCCACCGTTTCGCCATCCGGAGCGGATCTGGCTTCGCCAACCTTAG
- a CDS encoding helix-hairpin-helix domain-containing protein — protein sequence MSQWQKRDQKWITLIALLTLVYLIVLGIVVILLRRPTPAPITILPPPAANTPAIPQPLRVYVSGAVAKPDVYGLPGGSTVKDAITAAGGPTENADLDRINLALGVQHQQHVYVPVKGEVGLSALVPSNPSPAGEPCVDINRATAAELETLPGIGPALAERIIVYRQTHGPFTRIEDIQEVSGIGEKTFEKIKDLICVSR from the coding sequence ATGAGCCAGTGGCAGAAACGAGACCAGAAATGGATCACGCTCATCGCGCTTTTGACGTTGGTTTACCTCATCGTCTTGGGAATCGTGGTCATCCTCCTGCGCCGCCCTACGCCAGCGCCGATCACTATCTTGCCCCCGCCCGCCGCTAATACTCCCGCCATACCTCAACCCCTGCGAGTTTACGTCTCCGGGGCCGTCGCCAAGCCCGATGTCTATGGGTTGCCGGGCGGGAGTACGGTGAAGGACGCCATCACCGCTGCAGGTGGGCCAACGGAGAACGCCGACTTGGATCGAATCAATTTGGCGCTGGGTGTACAACATCAGCAGCATGTATACGTGCCCGTGAAAGGAGAGGTCGGTCTTTCTGCCCTTGTGCCCTCAAACCCCAGCCCGGCAGGGGAACCGTGCGTGGACATCAACCGTGCCACGGCGGCGGAGTTGGAAACCCTGCCCGGCATTGGCCCCGCGTTGGCGGAACGCATCATCGTTTACCGCCAGACCCATGGTCCCTTCACCCGCATCGAGGACATCCAAGAGGTGAGTGGCATCGGCGAAAAGACCTTTGAGAAGATCAAAGACCTGATTTGCGTCTCGCGCTGA
- a CDS encoding pilus assembly protein: MKEKRSKGQSLVEWALVLPLLLLILLAIFDLGGAFGDYIALSEAARQGAYYGSMHPTDLAGIRQRVREEAAGAGLTITDADITITAGGAGEPIRVSVDYVYHSITTYVIGSGLIPLRATVEMVVY, from the coding sequence GTGAAGGAAAAGCGTTCTAAGGGCCAGAGCCTGGTGGAGTGGGCACTGGTGCTGCCCCTCCTACTTCTCATTTTGCTCGCCATCTTTGACCTGGGAGGGGCGTTCGGTGACTACATTGCCCTGAGTGAAGCGGCCCGTCAGGGCGCTTACTACGGCTCCATGCACCCGACAGACTTGGCGGGCATCCGCCAGCGGGTGCGAGAGGAGGCGGCAGGCGCTGGATTGACCATCACCGATGCCGACATCACTATCACGGCAGGCGGAGCAGGCGAACCAATCCGCGTGTCTGTGGATTACGTTTACCATTCTATCACTACCTATGTGATCGGGAGCGGCCTGATCCCACTCCGGGCGACAGTGGAGATGGTAGTCTATTAG
- a CDS encoding DUF4258 domain-containing protein: MEIRIDPHTLERAEERGTNEEEIKDVINSGTPISARHGRLGKAKVYDFKQKRHGKFYEQKRVEVIYTLEKDVIVLVTAYVFYGTWESQDADSV; the protein is encoded by the coding sequence ATGGAAATTCGGATTGATCCACACACGCTCGAACGCGCTGAGGAGCGCGGCACGAACGAAGAAGAGATCAAGGACGTGATCAACAGTGGAACTCCGATTTCAGCAAGGCATGGCCGTCTGGGAAAGGCTAAGGTCTATGATTTCAAACAGAAGCGGCACGGTAAGTTTTACGAGCAAAAGAGAGTAGAAGTGATTTATACTCTGGAGAAAGATGTCATCGTTCTGGTAACGGCCTACGTATTTTACGGAACATGGGAGAGCCAAGATGCAGATTCTGTATGA